From Leptospira congkakensis, one genomic window encodes:
- a CDS encoding LA_1737 family protein, giving the protein MDIFRRTLIALYQSIFVFIFFALPCGLNAKAWYDLESEKETKVYGSERSAKFTASNIFYDVENWTNHHSIRALGFYRYYDYPKAKTKSIFPFYYHIQSKSDNREYKRILNLNTTIEREGVDQSFYPFIFWGKDTNSSYLTTVPFFFSNKNDVRSRFGFPILPLLYYHNRETAGENKNHYTRLLTLLHLEVNDKKGLHEFSIFPLVYYSKENYLFLPLLLFYQNNRSNFNEYWFGPIYYSDDKVKDERLIVGFPFLGHYRAPGKEFDLIFPLYINYSDSEEDYHINLLWYTKTNSANVNLASSDGNVYVDFDFGVLYNLVGYSQRTKVLDSKLVTEKIKPSEIKDPQVIKKREFKRESSDSFIGYNLLFGVFSYERADSKRHIRLLPLAWFTWDESSDDNVVLLPPFFPIWFSYQSDDLEYKVLFPLYGKQKDKDSEFRVYLLNLYLTEDVKENNRKERSYFWPLVNVYRSDINSGHRVLPFYIHQKYETNEMSSTRTFTLFSYHNTTKQPKIERSEFLFWPLWISYDNWENIDKRSGTTLWITPFFYRRNNHHETRTNVLWFMDWEWSKANDLSINNKSKSVEKIETNEKLSHLLIFPFYKTNTSFSLIPLSFNSWSSDSFTTFSFLNYLEWNRTGHYYNFLYLIESENTESNYQFRSMRDLVWSFKKEPTKLNRLTFLWLGYDDSSYKTIYNFFPIIRTADAEKEKSRLYGPFLYYLFDSEEEKTELLIAGLGYYHNRTKSDNQYSTYVLLGALYQEKTENERGYIKRGSLWGWLWEYQTEENGYEKFSILKLFSYTKETDGTKKILGIKI; this is encoded by the coding sequence ATGGACATTTTTAGACGAACTCTGATCGCTCTCTATCAATCCATTTTTGTTTTTATTTTTTTTGCACTTCCCTGTGGATTGAATGCTAAAGCTTGGTATGATTTAGAATCGGAAAAGGAAACAAAAGTTTATGGGAGTGAAAGGAGTGCTAAGTTTACTGCCAGTAATATTTTTTACGACGTAGAAAATTGGACAAATCATCATTCGATTCGTGCATTAGGATTCTATCGATATTACGATTATCCAAAAGCAAAAACAAAATCTATATTTCCCTTTTATTACCATATTCAAAGTAAATCCGACAATCGTGAATACAAGCGAATACTCAATCTCAATACAACGATAGAAAGGGAAGGAGTGGATCAATCTTTTTATCCATTTATTTTTTGGGGAAAAGACACAAATAGTTCTTACTTAACCACAGTTCCTTTTTTCTTTTCTAATAAAAACGATGTACGAAGTCGTTTTGGTTTTCCCATTTTACCATTGTTATACTATCATAACCGAGAAACCGCTGGAGAAAATAAAAACCATTATACTAGACTTCTTACTTTATTACATCTTGAAGTAAATGATAAAAAAGGGCTTCATGAATTTTCAATATTCCCTTTAGTTTATTATTCCAAAGAGAACTATTTATTCCTTCCTTTGTTACTGTTTTATCAAAACAATCGATCTAACTTTAATGAATATTGGTTTGGGCCAATTTATTATTCTGATGATAAGGTAAAGGATGAACGGTTGATCGTTGGGTTTCCATTTCTCGGGCACTATCGAGCTCCAGGAAAGGAATTTGATTTAATTTTTCCTTTATATATCAATTATTCTGATTCAGAAGAAGACTATCATATTAATTTGTTATGGTATACAAAGACAAATTCGGCAAACGTAAATTTGGCGTCTAGCGATGGAAATGTTTATGTAGATTTTGATTTCGGAGTTTTATATAATTTGGTTGGTTACTCACAAAGAACTAAAGTTTTGGACTCAAAGTTAGTCACGGAAAAAATAAAACCTTCAGAAATAAAAGACCCTCAAGTAATTAAAAAAAGAGAATTCAAACGAGAGAGTAGCGATAGTTTTATTGGTTATAATTTGTTATTTGGAGTTTTTTCTTATGAAAGAGCCGACTCCAAAAGACATATTCGGTTGTTACCACTTGCTTGGTTTACATGGGATGAGAGTTCGGACGATAATGTTGTTCTTTTGCCGCCATTTTTCCCTATTTGGTTTAGTTACCAATCGGATGATTTAGAATATAAAGTCTTATTTCCTTTGTATGGAAAACAAAAAGATAAAGATTCCGAATTTCGTGTTTATTTACTCAATTTATACTTAACTGAAGATGTAAAAGAAAACAATCGGAAAGAGAGATCTTATTTTTGGCCTCTTGTAAATGTTTACCGTTCTGATATAAATTCCGGGCATAGAGTTCTTCCTTTTTATATCCATCAGAAGTATGAGACTAATGAGATGAGTTCGACTCGTACATTTACATTATTCTCTTATCACAATACTACGAAACAACCCAAAATAGAACGTTCTGAGTTTTTGTTTTGGCCTCTATGGATTTCCTATGACAATTGGGAAAACATAGACAAACGAAGTGGGACTACTTTATGGATTACACCTTTCTTTTATCGTAGAAATAATCATCATGAAACAAGAACAAATGTTTTGTGGTTTATGGATTGGGAATGGTCTAAGGCTAACGACCTATCTATAAACAATAAATCAAAATCCGTGGAGAAAATAGAAACAAATGAAAAACTTTCCCATCTTCTGATTTTTCCTTTTTATAAAACAAACACTAGTTTTTCATTAATCCCTCTGTCTTTTAATTCCTGGAGTTCTGATAGTTTTACAACCTTTAGTTTTTTGAATTATTTAGAATGGAATCGAACCGGACATTATTATAATTTTTTATATTTAATTGAATCCGAAAATACAGAATCAAATTATCAGTTTAGAAGTATGCGCGATTTGGTATGGAGTTTTAAAAAAGAGCCAACCAAACTCAATAGGTTAACCTTCTTGTGGTTGGGATATGATGACAGTTCTTATAAAACCATATATAATTTTTTCCCGATCATAAGAACTGCAGATGCTGAAAAAGAAAAATCGAGGTTGTATGGTCCTTTTCTTTATTATCTTTTCGATTCAGAAGAGGAGAAAACGGAGTTATTAATTGCTGGTCTTGGTTATTATCATAATAGAACCAAATCTGATAACCAATATTCGACGTATGTATTGTTAGGTGCTTTGTACCAAGAGAAAACAGAAAATGAAAGAGGATACATAAAAAGAGGAAGTCTTTGGGGTTGGCTTTGGGAATACCAAACAGAAGAGAATGGATATGAAAAATTTTCGATCTTAAAGCTTTTTTCTTATACAAAAGAGACAGATGGAACAAAGAAAATTTTAGGAATTAAAATTTAA
- a CDS encoding NADPH-dependent FMN reductase yields MEIRKPSILAISGGISSTSYNRKILQTIKDNFSNECEINIYDGIVNFPFFLSGISEEETPLIIKDFLKEIQSADGILICSPEYVFSIPGVLKNALEWAVYSVVFTDKPVALITAASVGEKAHESLLLILKTIGAKLSEETNLLISGVKGKVSVDGKITDETTKQSVGNLMAQFINSL; encoded by the coding sequence ATGGAAATACGCAAACCTTCAATTCTTGCCATATCAGGCGGGATCAGTTCTACTTCTTATAACAGAAAAATTTTACAAACCATAAAAGATAATTTTTCAAATGAATGTGAAATCAATATTTATGATGGAATTGTTAATTTCCCTTTTTTTCTTTCTGGAATTTCAGAGGAAGAAACTCCATTGATTATAAAAGATTTTTTGAAAGAAATTCAAAGTGCAGACGGAATCCTTATCTGTTCACCAGAATATGTATTTAGCATTCCTGGTGTATTGAAAAATGCTTTGGAATGGGCAGTCTATTCTGTTGTGTTTACTGATAAACCGGTAGCGTTAATCACTGCAGCATCTGTTGGAGAAAAAGCACACGAATCTTTACTTTTGATTTTGAAAACAATTGGTGCAAAATTATCGGAAGAGACTAATCTTTTAATTTCCGGGGTTAAGGGGAAAGTGTCTGTAGATGGAAAAATTACAGACGAAACAACAAAACAATCCGTTGGAAATCTAATGGCCCAATTCATAAATTCATTATAA
- a CDS encoding helix-turn-helix domain-containing protein → MDTNQKSRFYIWNEAAAYTGVSFATKRHSHFYHQFCFSLDKSFLLRGKNGKDFYSQAALIPSGVSHETTFGNERFIILLIDPLLFNLSDPIVLDQKEGDPAYDLQGIVSDSDILYIETQLKSNQSDAINKIIQLLKDKFILDNQRNIDDRIKDSLSFIHQDELEQLSLAEISKITKLSPSRFRHLFRDETGITFSSYKLWKKTQKAVLTLIEHKELIHAAHESGFFDQPHFNRVLRRSFGLSPSELKKNPHFELKIFSQ, encoded by the coding sequence ATGGATACAAATCAGAAATCAAGATTTTATATTTGGAATGAAGCAGCTGCTTATACAGGTGTATCCTTTGCAACCAAACGACATAGTCACTTTTATCATCAGTTTTGTTTTTCTTTGGACAAATCATTTCTGCTTCGAGGGAAGAATGGAAAAGATTTTTATTCACAGGCAGCTTTGATTCCTTCGGGTGTAAGTCATGAGACCACATTCGGGAATGAACGTTTTATTATTTTATTAATTGATCCGTTGTTATTTAATTTATCTGATCCAATTGTTTTGGATCAAAAAGAAGGAGACCCTGCTTATGACTTACAGGGCATTGTTTCCGATTCCGATATTTTATACATCGAAACACAATTGAAGTCAAATCAGAGTGATGCCATAAACAAAATAATTCAATTACTTAAAGATAAATTTATTTTAGACAATCAAAGAAATATTGATGATCGAATTAAGGATAGTTTGTCTTTCATACACCAGGACGAACTGGAACAATTATCTTTAGCTGAAATATCTAAAATAACAAAATTATCACCCAGCAGATTTCGCCATTTATTTCGAGATGAAACTGGAATTACATTTTCAAGTTATAAATTATGGAAAAAAACACAAAAAGCTGTGCTGACATTAATTGAACATAAGGAATTAATTCATGCAGCTCATGAAAGTGGGTTCTTTGATCAGCCACATTTTAATCGAGTGTTACGTAGATCTTTTGGGTTGAGTCCTTCTGAACTTAAAAAAAATCCTCATTTTGAACTAAAAATATTTTCTCAATAG
- a CDS encoding DUF3703 domain-containing protein, with translation MPKNFKLAYLKELEGYHLSLKEKNFVKAWLFLERAHIIGQYHPIPHTGIHFRMLLHGIRTLNGKEILGQMIRMSVGWVGSLLNRIPVGNTGAASVPIFASMSIPDDLKSLLKDADTDSTGLAGLKK, from the coding sequence ATGCCTAAGAACTTCAAGCTGGCCTACCTAAAAGAATTAGAGGGTTATCATCTCTCATTGAAGGAAAAAAATTTCGTTAAGGCTTGGCTTTTTTTAGAAAGAGCTCATATCATTGGGCAATACCATCCCATTCCTCATACAGGAATTCATTTCCGAATGTTATTACATGGAATTAGGACCTTAAATGGAAAAGAAATCTTGGGACAAATGATTCGAATGTCAGTAGGTTGGGTCGGAAGTTTACTCAATCGAATTCCTGTCGGAAATACTGGTGCAGCTTCTGTTCCTATATTTGCTTCTATGTCCATTCCGGATGATTTAAAGAGTTTATTAAAGGATGCAGATACCGATAGTACCGGTCTTGCGGGTTTAAAGAAATAA
- a CDS encoding TolC family protein — protein MFLPKNAIVLAFLFALPIHSQVTKSLSLKEVLDLADSKADLILAGQAKVEEAEKLKQKAGKYKNPNVSLDYGRRRASNEAGPEYSVGLSQDFYYPGKRDLRIKIAEATEKNLLAELEQSRLEYRFSVIKLVYSYLIALEKASHIQDRIKRVSQIESFIEKKVFVSPETKVELYLVQNRILSLQKHLIVLEQNKQVNWENLNFFLGLDSEVSVVSPWLQRGKPLQKKELIAEMIEKNPILKQSHTKIQQSKEEVELAKLDKYSDIKLQGSIGEDKSGVANRFFDLGVSFAIPSLDTNEDVVKSIQSRVASENYLLNHQIRILTTRLNASLIEYESINRSLDKFSISLVPSIEQKLSYADIEFRKGRISLINYLELEMQLHETHEAIYDYQMQFVENITEILFLTNNPNFQEAINVN, from the coding sequence ATGTTTTTACCTAAAAATGCTATTGTGTTAGCATTCCTGTTTGCCTTGCCTATTCATTCGCAAGTAACTAAGTCTCTTTCTTTGAAAGAGGTTTTAGACCTTGCTGACTCTAAGGCTGATTTAATTTTAGCTGGTCAAGCAAAAGTAGAAGAAGCTGAAAAGTTAAAACAAAAGGCTGGAAAGTACAAGAACCCAAACGTCTCTCTCGATTACGGTCGAAGGAGAGCGAGCAATGAAGCTGGACCAGAGTATTCAGTCGGATTAAGTCAGGATTTTTATTATCCTGGAAAACGAGATTTACGAATCAAAATCGCAGAAGCGACGGAAAAAAATCTTTTAGCTGAATTGGAGCAAAGTAGATTAGAATATCGATTTAGTGTAATTAAATTAGTATATTCGTATTTAATTGCTTTGGAAAAAGCCTCACACATTCAAGACAGAATTAAAAGAGTTTCTCAAATTGAATCTTTCATTGAGAAGAAGGTTTTTGTATCTCCCGAGACTAAAGTTGAATTGTACCTAGTTCAAAATAGGATTTTAAGTCTTCAGAAACATCTAATCGTTTTGGAACAAAACAAACAGGTGAATTGGGAAAATTTAAATTTTTTCTTAGGTTTGGATAGTGAAGTAAGTGTTGTTAGTCCATGGCTACAAAGAGGAAAACCACTTCAAAAAAAAGAATTAATCGCTGAGATGATAGAGAAAAATCCAATATTAAAACAGTCTCACACTAAGATACAACAATCAAAAGAAGAAGTTGAACTAGCAAAACTAGATAAGTATTCTGATATCAAATTACAAGGTAGCATTGGTGAGGATAAGTCCGGAGTTGCTAACCGATTTTTCGATCTAGGTGTGTCTTTTGCCATTCCCTCATTGGATACAAATGAGGATGTCGTAAAGAGTATTCAGTCGAGAGTCGCTTCCGAGAATTATTTATTGAATCATCAAATTAGAATTTTAACAACAAGGCTAAACGCAAGTTTAATCGAATATGAATCCATTAATAGGTCTTTGGATAAATTTTCCATTTCCCTCGTTCCATCCATAGAACAAAAATTAAGTTATGCTGATATTGAATTTAGAAAAGGAAGAATTAGTTTAATAAATTATTTAGAGTTGGAAATGCAACTTCATGAAACACATGAAGCAATTTATGATTACCAAATGCAATTTGTCGAAAATATCACGGAAATTCTGTTTCTAACAAATAACCCAAATTTCCAAGAGGCCATCAATGTTAACTAA
- a CDS encoding efflux RND transporter permease subunit: MLTKILEYSLKNRSFVVIFAVLLISVGIFSLSRVSLDALPDISNVIVEVNTKSGSLDPEQVEKTITFFIETELSGIPGVVDVRSLSKFGLSNVVLTFEDGTDVYRARQIVLERLQNVKDKIPPWTIPELTPITTGLGEILMYSVEAKEGSKLASLTEAEKLTYLRTIQDLSIRNQIRSNVKNIAEVDTIGGYAQEIHIDLIPEKLRSNSVSINEVVNALETVGDNFGGGYIEKNDEMIIARSFGSGIREEDIRKIPVRQNGFGNLIRVSDLAIVRVHGMQRLGSASHNGKEIVLGTVMMYVGANSRETVSNLKEFLPQIQLPEDVEIKILSERSFLVNATITTILKNLTEGALLVVLILFLALGNFRASIFVAIIIPLSMLFTAIGMYYFNISANLMSLGAIDFGLLVDAAIVMVENVLAKKEALGEETIVDPITFVLEASKEILVPVTSGIIIVMTVYIPILTLDGVEGKMFRPMAQAVLLALGGSYLITLILIPFLCLIIVKSKHKKKKKVERFDRIKNIYVPVLLFGFKQRKFALLSAILLFFVSVLLFFQLGGDFIPQLKEGDIMVTVVRESNISLSKSTESQKQVEKLLQTFEEVEYVFSRTGTTEVANDPMGIYMSDTFVILKKDIVADLIKEKNWLPFLERLRSKLNEEFPDGEISIGQPVEARFNELLEGSRADITFRVLGNDLETLISLQNSAEENLKTINGAGDVELDPILALRYGKVLDFKPNYDRILRYGISIQDFNTTYNSYLGGRNIGNYYDNDRKFPIVVKLAEEYRDSIEDLNQLPIGTLDLGLVPMKEVSDYKLEKKVMTISRSNGRRYAAISINLEDRDVESFVSEAKAKIEKNLSIPKGYQVFWGGQFKNLEKAKSKLVVVVPVTLIAIFFLLLKSLNSYKQTILVYLSIPFATTGGIFALYLRDMSFSISAAIGFIALSGIAILNGVVKIHNINLLRSNGFSLENAVKEAAVSRLRPVLMTALVASLGFIPMAIGEGLGAEVQKPLATVVIGGLVSSTLLTLFLLPVFYEWLEE, translated from the coding sequence ATGTTAACTAAGATATTAGAGTATTCATTAAAGAATAGAAGTTTTGTTGTTATTTTTGCGGTTTTGTTAATTTCGGTAGGTATCTTTTCTCTATCAAGAGTGTCTCTCGATGCATTGCCAGATATATCGAATGTAATCGTAGAAGTGAATACAAAATCCGGATCATTGGATCCTGAACAAGTTGAGAAAACAATTACATTTTTTATAGAAACAGAACTGTCAGGGATTCCGGGTGTCGTAGACGTAAGGTCTCTATCTAAGTTCGGTTTGTCCAATGTCGTTTTAACTTTCGAAGATGGCACTGATGTCTATCGTGCAAGACAAATTGTATTGGAACGATTGCAAAATGTAAAAGATAAAATTCCACCATGGACAATACCTGAGTTAACTCCGATTACAACGGGTCTTGGCGAAATTTTAATGTATTCTGTTGAGGCCAAAGAAGGCTCTAAGCTTGCAAGTTTAACTGAGGCTGAAAAATTAACCTATCTAAGAACAATCCAAGATTTGAGTATACGAAATCAAATTCGCTCTAATGTAAAAAATATTGCTGAGGTAGATACTATTGGCGGGTATGCACAAGAGATTCATATTGATCTAATCCCAGAAAAATTGAGATCAAATAGCGTTAGTATCAATGAAGTGGTTAATGCTCTCGAAACTGTTGGTGATAACTTTGGTGGTGGTTACATTGAAAAAAATGACGAGATGATTATCGCCAGATCCTTCGGGAGCGGAATTAGAGAAGAAGATATTAGGAAAATTCCGGTTAGGCAAAATGGTTTCGGTAATTTAATTCGTGTAAGCGACTTAGCAATTGTGCGAGTGCATGGAATGCAGAGACTTGGATCTGCGAGCCATAACGGAAAGGAGATAGTGCTCGGCACAGTGATGATGTATGTGGGAGCCAATAGTAGAGAAACAGTTAGCAATTTAAAAGAATTTTTGCCTCAGATTCAGCTCCCAGAAGATGTTGAGATTAAAATTCTAAGTGAAAGAAGTTTTTTGGTTAATGCAACGATAACCACAATATTAAAAAATTTAACAGAAGGAGCTTTGCTTGTTGTACTCATTTTGTTTCTAGCATTAGGAAATTTTAGAGCTTCGATATTCGTAGCAATCATTATACCGCTTTCGATGTTGTTTACTGCAATCGGTATGTATTACTTTAATATTTCTGCGAATTTGATGAGTCTTGGCGCCATTGATTTCGGCCTCTTAGTTGATGCTGCTATTGTTATGGTTGAAAATGTCCTAGCAAAAAAAGAAGCACTTGGTGAAGAAACGATCGTTGACCCCATAACCTTTGTATTGGAAGCTTCGAAAGAAATTTTGGTTCCGGTAACTTCTGGGATCATTATTGTGATGACGGTCTATATTCCCATTTTGACTTTAGATGGTGTAGAGGGAAAGATGTTTCGTCCAATGGCGCAAGCGGTACTTCTTGCATTAGGAGGAAGTTACTTAATCACTTTAATACTGATTCCCTTTTTATGTTTAATCATTGTTAAAAGTAAACATAAGAAAAAAAAGAAAGTCGAAAGATTTGATCGAATCAAAAATATTTATGTTCCCGTCTTGTTATTCGGTTTTAAGCAGCGAAAGTTTGCCCTTCTCTCTGCTATTCTACTTTTTTTTGTTTCGGTTCTCTTGTTTTTTCAACTGGGTGGAGACTTCATTCCACAACTAAAGGAAGGGGATATCATGGTGACAGTCGTTCGAGAAAGTAACATCAGTCTTTCTAAATCGACTGAATCCCAGAAACAAGTTGAAAAACTTTTGCAGACCTTTGAGGAGGTAGAATATGTTTTTTCAAGAACAGGAACAACGGAAGTTGCAAATGATCCAATGGGAATCTATATGTCGGATACATTTGTAATTTTAAAAAAGGACATTGTCGCTGATTTAATCAAAGAAAAAAACTGGCTTCCTTTTTTAGAAAGATTACGTTCCAAACTAAATGAAGAATTTCCCGATGGTGAGATTTCTATTGGGCAACCAGTGGAAGCAAGATTCAATGAATTGTTAGAAGGGAGTCGAGCTGATATTACTTTTAGAGTTTTAGGAAATGATCTAGAAACTCTAATCTCACTTCAAAATTCTGCTGAAGAAAACTTAAAAACAATTAATGGTGCAGGCGATGTAGAACTTGATCCTATTTTAGCCTTAAGATATGGGAAGGTATTGGACTTTAAACCTAATTATGATCGTATACTTCGTTACGGAATTTCAATTCAAGATTTCAACACAACTTATAACTCCTATCTCGGTGGGAGAAACATTGGAAATTATTATGACAATGATAGAAAGTTTCCCATTGTTGTTAAGTTAGCTGAAGAATACCGCGATTCTATTGAAGATTTGAATCAACTACCTATTGGTACTCTCGATCTTGGACTAGTTCCAATGAAAGAAGTCTCTGATTATAAATTGGAAAAAAAGGTAATGACGATCTCTCGGAGTAATGGAAGGCGATATGCGGCAATTTCTATTAATTTAGAAGATCGAGATGTTGAAAGCTTTGTCAGCGAAGCGAAAGCAAAAATTGAGAAAAATTTAAGTATTCCCAAAGGGTATCAAGTTTTTTGGGGAGGCCAATTTAAAAATTTAGAAAAAGCAAAATCGAAACTTGTAGTTGTTGTTCCTGTAACTTTAATTGCCATTTTCTTTTTGCTTTTAAAAAGTTTGAATAGTTATAAACAAACAATCCTTGTTTATCTAAGTATTCCTTTTGCAACTACAGGAGGAATTTTTGCTCTCTATTTAAGGGATATGAGTTTTAGTATTTCTGCTGCCATAGGTTTTATCGCCTTATCAGGGATTGCCATTCTCAATGGTGTTGTTAAAATTCACAATATCAATCTACTTCGTTCCAACGGATTCTCTTTAGAGAATGCGGTTAAGGAAGCTGCTGTTTCAAGGTTACGGCCTGTGTTAATGACAGCTCTTGTTGCTTCACTTGGATTCATTCCTATGGCAATTGGTGAAGGGCTTGGAGCTGAAGTGCAAAAACCTTTGGCCACTGTTGTTATTGGTGGTTTGGTTTCTTCCACTCTTCTGACCTTATTTCTATTGCCTGTATTTTACGAATGGCTGGAAGAGTAA
- a CDS encoding heavy metal translocating P-type ATPase, with the protein MNKNFKSEVVKMNRNQEQKHSCCAHDDIPIKNKNMMNQKTHDHGSGEENHHDHENPSEGKNNSMFLLFLPPIISSVLLGVALAIENLLILPEKFQILNVLFYILAYLPVGFPVLKEAVKEIFAGDPFSEFFLMSIATIGAFSIGEYPEGVAVMLFYSIGEVFQSLAVRKAKLNIKNLMDQRPEIVTIVDGESVKEIAAELVAVGDVIQLKPGEKLALDSILISDVASFDTAALTGESKPDTKVSGDVVFAGMINLTKVSRVKVTTPFVDSKLSKILELVQDAVTQKAPTELFMRKFAKIYTPIVVLLSIAICLLPYFLVENYFFRDWLYRALIFLVISCPCALVISIPLGYFGGIGAASRKGILFKGSHFLDTLAKINMVVMDKTGTITKGEFKVNETYLKPEYEKEGLFDLVNILESHSSHPIAVAVNSYFGKPESGLNSFESIEEIPGHGMRGIVAGKEILAGNPKLLEKFQIPFNLENVESISNSIILISFNGNYSGYISIADTIKPDANETVKILKKMGVDSAMLSGDKASIVAKVAKKVGIKNSWGDLLPEDKVRIFKELKNKHRLIAFVGDGINDAPVIALSDVGLAMGGLGSDAAIETADVVIQDDQLMKIPMAIWIGKETKKIVFQNIALAFSVKLIVLLLGAGGIATMWEAVFADVGVSLLAILNAVRIQNKQFPIIE; encoded by the coding sequence ATGAATAAAAATTTTAAATCAGAGGTTGTAAAAATGAATCGGAACCAGGAACAGAAACATTCTTGTTGTGCGCATGATGACATACCAATTAAAAACAAAAACATGATGAATCAAAAGACTCATGATCATGGATCTGGTGAAGAAAATCATCATGATCATGAAAATCCTTCTGAGGGTAAAAATAATTCAATGTTTCTATTATTTCTTCCCCCAATCATTTCTTCTGTATTGTTAGGTGTTGCCTTAGCGATTGAGAATTTATTGATATTACCAGAGAAATTCCAGATCCTCAATGTTTTATTCTATATTTTGGCTTATCTTCCTGTTGGATTTCCTGTTCTTAAAGAAGCCGTAAAAGAAATATTCGCTGGAGATCCTTTCTCTGAATTTTTTCTGATGAGCATTGCAACCATAGGAGCCTTTTCTATTGGCGAATACCCCGAAGGTGTTGCCGTTATGTTATTTTATTCCATTGGGGAAGTGTTTCAGAGTTTGGCAGTTCGAAAGGCAAAATTGAATATTAAGAATTTGATGGACCAAAGGCCTGAAATCGTTACTATCGTTGACGGTGAGTCAGTGAAGGAAATTGCCGCAGAGTTAGTTGCTGTCGGAGACGTAATCCAATTGAAACCAGGTGAAAAATTAGCATTAGATTCAATACTCATTTCTGATGTTGCCTCATTTGATACAGCAGCATTAACAGGTGAAAGTAAACCAGATACAAAAGTAAGTGGTGATGTTGTATTTGCTGGTATGATTAATTTGACAAAAGTATCAAGAGTTAAAGTTACAACTCCTTTTGTTGATAGTAAGTTAAGCAAAATTCTTGAATTAGTTCAGGACGCAGTGACACAAAAAGCGCCAACCGAATTGTTTATGAGAAAATTTGCAAAAATATACACTCCAATCGTAGTTCTTTTATCGATTGCGATCTGTTTGTTACCTTATTTTCTAGTAGAGAATTATTTCTTCAGAGATTGGTTGTACCGGGCACTGATTTTTTTGGTTATCTCTTGTCCTTGCGCTTTAGTCATTTCAATCCCTTTGGGATATTTTGGTGGTATTGGTGCAGCGAGTCGAAAAGGTATATTATTCAAAGGCAGTCATTTTTTAGATACTCTTGCTAAAATCAATATGGTTGTTATGGATAAAACGGGAACAATTACTAAGGGAGAGTTTAAGGTGAATGAAACTTATCTTAAACCAGAATATGAGAAAGAAGGTTTGTTTGATTTAGTAAATATCCTTGAGTCTCATAGTTCCCATCCGATTGCTGTGGCAGTAAATTCCTATTTTGGAAAACCGGAGTCAGGTTTGAATTCTTTTGAAAGTATAGAAGAGATTCCCGGTCATGGAATGCGAGGAATTGTTGCTGGAAAAGAGATTCTTGCAGGAAATCCAAAACTTTTAGAAAAATTCCAAATCCCGTTTAACTTAGAGAATGTGGAATCAATATCTAACTCTATCATTCTAATTTCGTTTAATGGAAATTATTCAGGATATATTTCTATAGCAGATACCATCAAACCAGATGCAAACGAAACAGTCAAAATTCTAAAGAAAATGGGTGTTGATTCCGCCATGTTAAGCGGAGACAAAGCAAGTATAGTTGCTAAAGTCGCAAAGAAAGTCGGTATTAAAAATTCGTGGGGAGATCTACTTCCTGAGGATAAAGTTCGAATCTTCAAAGAACTTAAAAATAAACATCGATTAATTGCTTTTGTTGGAGATGGAATTAACGATGCACCTGTGATCGCTTTGAGTGATGTAGGTTTAGCAATGGGTGGACTGGGAAGTGATGCCGCAATCGAAACAGCAGATGTTGTGATTCAGGATGATCAATTAATGAAAATCCCTATGGCAATATGGATTGGTAAAGAAACAAAGAAAATTGTTTTTCAAAATATAGCATTAGCATTTTCTGTTAAACTTATTGTTCTGTTACTAGGAGCAGGTGGAATTGCAACCATGTGGGAAGCTGTTTTTGCAGATGTTGGCGTATCTTTATTAGCAATTTTAAATGCTGTTAGAATTCAAAATAAACAATTTCCTATAATCGAGTAA